In Scyliorhinus canicula chromosome 18, sScyCan1.1, whole genome shotgun sequence, a single window of DNA contains:
- the tssk6 gene encoding LOW QUALITY PROTEIN: testis-specific serine/threonine-protein kinase 6 (The sequence of the model RefSeq protein was modified relative to this genomic sequence to represent the inferred CDS: inserted 2 bases in 2 codons): MALTRWPCNMSGSKLLAQLGYKLGKTIGEGSYSKVKEAVSKKYNKNVXIKVVDRKKVPKDFASKFLPRELGHLRGIKHPHIVHVYEFIEVRNGKVYIVMELVSTNLLQLIQQRTCVSCQEAKCLFSQVTKAIKYLHERDIVHRDLKCENILLTEQMQVKLADFGFGRKSRGYPELSTTYCGSAAYSPPEVLLGVPYDPKKYDIVEQGVILYVIVTDXMPFNDSSISKLPEKQLMGVIYPEEITLEEKCQSLIEKLLTFSPPMRPTANQVTRHAWFRERK, translated from the exons ATGGCCTTAACAAGATGGCCGTGTAACATGTCGGGGAGCAAACTACTAGCACAGTTAGGTTATAAACTGGGAAAAACTATAGGAGAAGGCAGCTACTCCAAGGTGAAAGAGGCCGTTTCAAAAAAATACAACAAAAATG GCATCAAAGTGGTTGATAGAAAGAAAGTGCCAAAGGATTTCGCCAGCAAATTCTTGCCAAGGGAATTGGGCCATTTGAGAGGGATCAAGCATCCTCATATTGTCCATGTGTATGAGTTTATTGAGGTTCGCAATGGAAAAGTCTACATCGTCATGGAACTGGTCTCTACAAATCTTCTACAGTTGATCCAACAACGAACCTGTGTCTCATGTCAGGAAGCCAAGTGCTTGTTTTCTCAAGTCACCAAAGCCATCAAGTACCTCCATGAACGTGACATTGTCCATCGAGATCTCAAGTGCGAGAACATCCTACTGACAGAGCAGATGCAGGTGAAGCTGGCAGATTTTGGATTTGGGAGGAAGAGCCGAGGCTACCCAGAGCTCAGTACTACCTACTGCGGCTCCGCAGCCTACTCTCCTCCTGAGGTTCTCCTGGGTGTCCCTTATGACCCCAAAAAGTATGATATCGTGGAGCAGGGAGTCATCCTGTATGTGATAGTGACCG ATATGCCATTCAATGACTCCAGCATCAGCAAGTTACCTGAGAAACAGCTTATGGGTGTGATTTATCCAGAAGAGATTACGCTAGAGGAGAAATGCCAGTCTTTGATAGAAAAATTGTTAACGTTCAGTCCACCGATGCGTCCAACGGCTAACCAAGTT